The genomic window GGGAGCGATACGGCTCGCGCATGAGGCTGGAACAGCGCAAGGCCTTGCAGGCCATCCTCCAGTGCCGCACCCCGGCTCTGGGAGGCCATCGCTATGCCTGTGGATGCGGCCACGAGCACCACGCCTTCCACAGTTGCAATCATCGGCTCTGCCCGCGCTGCGGAGCCGCCGATACCCAAGAGTGGGTTCGCAAGCAACTCGGCAAGCTCCTGCCAGTTCCATACTACCTCGTCACCTTCACGGTGCCCTCGGAGTTACGGTCCGTGATGCTGGGCAACCGGCAGGCTATGGAGCTGCTGATGGGTTGCAGCGCCCGGGCTCTGAACGAGCTCCTCGCCGACCCCGCACGCGGATGCCGCTTCGATCATGCCGGCTTCTTCGGGGTCTACCAGAGCTGGACCCAGGACATGCGTTTCCATCCCCACGTCCACTACGTCGTCCCGGCCGTTGGTCTGGATGAGCGCTGGAAGCTCAAGCATCCGAAGAGTCCGAAGTTCCTTATCCACGCCCAG from Puniceicoccus vermicola includes these protein-coding regions:
- a CDS encoding IS91 family transposase, yielding MSGIGQLRCPREGESRPLTVARVIERFAPAYWERYGSRMRLEQRKALQAILQCRTPALGGHRYACGCGHEHHAFHSCNHRLCPRCGAADTQEWVRKQLGKLLPVPYYLVTFTVPSELRSVMLGNRQAMELLMGCSARALNELLADPARGCRFDHAGFFGVYQSWTQDMRFHPHVHYVVPAVGLDERWKLKHPKSPKFLIHAQPLAIRLRTLLTNALRDHGPIRDELFWKLAKTDWNADVDRAGNGENAVKYLGQYIR